The Lolium rigidum isolate FL_2022 chromosome 2, APGP_CSIRO_Lrig_0.1, whole genome shotgun sequence genomic interval aaggccaaccggtggtacccgcgagtgtcggagtgacattcaaaaatcagtgcggagttgtggttagagatcgtatcccgatcaccgtcggagaatggaacaagaccaagaatgtgaccgaaaatcaggttgccgataggtacaaagacacaattTTCgagcgacctcatggcacatttcactttgccggatttgggatcggagtccgagaatgctaagcggcgggcgctagtgaagaaatgggctcttaagaagatgggggaacttttccgggcgtataagaaccggttatggaaaaattataagaaagacaagaagcctccattattcgagaactacctagcgaagcgagAGCATaagcgggaagaatttgtgaggtacaaagaatcggagGAGGTCTGTGAACTcgtcaacgaaaaacaagaagaatgcaagcgaaaagaaatatcaccatcatacggggcgagggggctacggaggggccatgcctaagtgggatgcacaagaggccgagatggagctgaaggggatcactccggaacccacgcgagaaggatgggacactagggctcgaaattggttcctcgcgcatggccgtgagtatgacatgaagacagggaacattgttgaaagtgacaccggggttagggtacccgaggcaaaaatggattgaagtgacgacagatataaaggcgggaaaacttaagtttgctcccgatagagagaaagatttgctcgacgcttgtcctcggtaatcccgagaagggaggacgaacaagaggcttcggccctagtgttccatggtcgcttgggtttccggccgacgcggagacttatagaagccgagcgagagctaaacaacgccagctggaggtgcagaatgaccggatggccgagttccaacgccgacttgaccagcagcagcgggagcttcagcgagcagcagcgggagataaatgaactaaaaggacagcgcccgccggataataccgccgacatatctcggcgacgagacaagcagcgtggccgactcggaggccccttctacacggatgatgatagatgccggtcccggcgaccccttggatggaatcaaggagcaaacaccttgtgatctccatgaggtgttcaggaaggtttcgttaaggtggcggtcggctatgtcttaccggcatttggacccgaaggtgagccggcaacatggcatggcaatccgattccagctggctatgctcgtgtcggggtggattcagttgtcccgtcgtgggggacattggagctcgatatccctggaggtgatggggggcttacactcgagaGGTGTCTGGGAGAAgtcattctctgggaaaagaagaacagcaagctgccaggctgggtagcccctagtaccagtcgtccgagcaggtcaccatcacctcctccagatgatcgcaggccaccatcacctcctcctgctgatcacatgtcgccaccatcaccccatgggtacgacgtcgaccacgacatcggtagtccatctccatctccagcgccgccgcctccgcccaaaaagactcggaatgcacccagccggaagcgtttcaagagtcctgtccgcaagatgtcgcccctcccaaaagtaccaaaggttcctccccccgtccttacgatcgtaccccggaggaaaatgatgccattgttaagaaaatcaattatgatttttttcataagccaaaacctcctgcgccgagccatacacagagaagcaaatagcatatgctactagttttctgaacacaccatcgcagtatgacttacacgagaagaaggatgactatacacgcacacttgcgaaggtaattgaccaaaagaaggctgaaaaggctaaggagaaggacattgctggcacgagaaaatcatcagctagaagtgcaactgagaataagtcaacttcaacaagtgcacccctcaaggccaagccaacgacaaaaggcaaaaagagaaaggaagttcccctcctcggtgctcagcccaaacaatcgatcccaccactcaaagtgcttaatgttcccaagctgtaccgagaacagggtggtttcgatatggaagaagccgcAAAGATAGCGGCTGcccgtgacgttaccgtggaggaattgctgctcgcagcagatgctgcactacccaccgctgatatagctcctaaatttgtctacggggccgacttggtcagcacagagagcagctgcataaactgccaacacatatgcggaatttgcatcggtggtaccttgatgcatgcaaggagaacataaggttcatcgtggcgagtataccatgggaatattactaccgaaaggaggagatccatattgagatgaatgaactccggcagttattcaatctagatgccctcgacaaatctctcatgagttgctattgcttgtaagttgttaactacatataagttcattttcattcagttcatgttcgttttcattgcatatatatactcattatatcttatgtgttctcttatgcagactgaagatcagtgaatgcaaaagtaataatattatcaatattgggtttattgacccagataaagtacatgttcaaacggtaaagtttaatgcccaagaaacgggggggaaacctactaaggtttttgggggagcaatatttctgtgattcaatattgtttccttacaactacgagtgagagtcttaatgatctttatgcacattcaatttttcttactcgatgttaagtgtaattcctgacgtatatgcataacatgtgcagcttccatctggattctactagacattcaactctgataagggaatagttgaagtaaaagacccaccgagtagaggcgtggacgggttccgggacttgcgtaagttgctccaagtgtaatttccttcatcgccgcgctttatcattcttgagatatcaattaattatccactcattcaatcattcttttgcctcggcagggcttggaccgctttcaagagacatcgtaaggacggtacctgggcagagaagctaacatttactcctgtaccgtgcccccaacagccacaagggacgaatctatgtggatactacgtttgcgagtccattcgcatgttaaccactgagaagcagaacaataataaattcgacgtaagcaataacattcacaactttatttattatcatcaatatttcgttatcaagactgatatagtcatactcatctcatttccgtatataggtcgacttcatgcaggACATACTCCAActaaaggaacacgcactaggaatcgcggaggaactggcgggacttttgattaaagaagtactaaacaacaaaggcttgtttagtccaaatagatgctctacctccaagtagacggtcgttagtaccgcttgtcgatcgtgagctaaatgtatatatgtagggaatctacgaatatgtgtaaggggaatcgacttttgcttccaatatttgtttgatcgatctatatatatatatatatattgaatgaacgtgtacaacttctagtagcgtacaaatatatgcaacttctattttcgaacgaaaaaaatgaaataacaggcggtcggtgaagggggggaggggtgctgcacccctcaaaccctaaagcagcagcgttgtgcgcacgccacgtagagggccttttgtcgcgggtggtaataccgcccgcgacaaaagggcatgtgccgtgcgcgccccgcggctgccacgtggtggaccttatgtcgcgggtcgtaagtgacccgcgacaaaaggtggacccttttgtcgcgcctcctttgtcgcggctggccgcccgcgacaaaagggtcttaccacccggaacaaaaggcctGTTATCTACTAGTGCACGGTGAGATGGCGGTGGTGGTTGCGTGACCGTGGTGGCGCGAATTGGTGGGTGGCGAGGTTGGCGGACCGTGACGGAGTGTCCGGGGCCGTGGGTCTTTGGgggacgggagaaatccttgtccatggccgacaccgacgcggtggcgCTCGCGGGCGCCACCATTCCCTCTTGAGGGGCGTCGGGGTTTCCCTTTCCCACTGCCCTTccgcataccgggggaaaccctaggcttgtccgggcagcagcgtcatcatcatcatatcccttcttgaaggtgctgctttGGTATGCGGCGCTTCGGAGGGCTAAGCTCGTGGTGGGAATCTTCCGGAGGGCGCGGCGGTTGCGGATCATCAGCGTTTTCGTCGATCCGGCTTTGTcatcctttctttcttttctcttcttcttatGTTTTCTCTTGGGCTTTGTTGTGCTGTTTGCCCCAGTGGTGGTCGCTATCTTGTATCAGtttgttgctatattaatatagcgggacgaaagcctatttcgagaagAAGTACACAACATCTATACTAGGGAGTGCGGGGCGTCTCCGCTACCAAGTATAATTGTACTAGTTTTTAAAATGCGTGGAAAAAGTTTGTCAAAACCTTTCAATATGGCCTAAtttcaaaggaaatttcaaaggAACACAACGATGAAAATCACTTGTAATTTAACGAGTGGTTCAGAGAATAttttattttaatatttttttttacaaataAAAGCGAAATAACTTGCTCTCATGCCTTCACCCGTAAAATTTATAAATTCTCACATCCGTTAAATATGTGACGTGTGGCTATTTTCAGGAAGTGCGCTGCTCCAGTGCTCCTCCCTAACCAAAGTTGAGAGGTTATATTCGGTTTTCCCCTTATGTTAGCCTGCCGAAATTCATACCTAGCCCATGTATACCCCGTCAGTATACATACGGTATCTATACGTTGCGTGATAAAAAAGAGATCACGTGACCAGGTAACCATCCCATCTACCTAACTACCGTCCCACGTCGTGCATGCATGGTTTTGAAACCTGCTGGCGGCGTACGCATCTGCTGGGATCTGACGATGGCGCCGCCGGACGATGGAATAGCTACGCCAACAGGGATCCTGCTAATTAAGGGTGCCACACGCGATGTTCGTCTCCGTCATCGCCGGTGATATCGTGACCGTATTAATACACCATACGCTACATAACTACTCCTACAAGACAACCCGGGCCATACGGGCCACTACAGGGTTGTACGTACATGTCGATTTTTTAATTTATGATCATGTCTCCGTTTATGAAGGGGTATGGGAAGATCTCCATCGTCCTTATTTTTATCACGGTCATAGTTTTGCCAAGGGAGGAACACCGGAGCAGAAGTGAGGACAGACATGTCGCGACAGCAGTGACATGAAGAAAACCTTCAGAGAAATCGGCATTTCTAGATAATTCAATGTTATCTTCATTTCATTAAATAGTAGTTCTAAAAACAAATTATCATAAATCAGTTATTGTAACCTATCGAGCTAGAGCATTTTCTCGAAATTCTTTATTGCGATCTCCTCGCCTGTCAAAGATATACGCACGGATAAAGCTCACGCTGGCTCACACATTTACGTATGGTTCAACCACGACCCAAAATAAGTCAATGGATGGATGTCTACTGTAGCAGCAGCAGCGGAGACAAACAAGACAATGCGAACCAACGTGCAGATTTCTCAAGTCGATTTGATCGACTCTGCCGGCGGGGTCAAATTATGCACTGCTTGTCCAACGCTTGCTTGGCCTCGCAAATGGTATCCTGCAGCCCATGGGGCGCCATGTccacagtggcggagccaggacaaAAATCATGTGTAGTCAGTTTAAActtgtgtagtcaaatacatgcatttatatgatttttaattatttttttgcatgattttttGCCTATGAACCTAAAAacagtgtagtcaattgactacactgctctagtgtggctccgccactgcatgTCCACTTGATCATCCAGCTAATGAGATCTTCGTGAAATCATGGTTATCTAGCCATAAGATAAACCAAGCAAGTAGTAAATGGGAAACGGCATAGAGAAGATAGGTTTGATTGGTTGATATGGGCACGCTAGAGGCTTATGTACGTTGAGCTCTTGCTTTGAGAGGATGATCGATATGTTGCTGGCACATCTTGCATGGTttgactgcatgcatgcacatttcCTACGATACCCACGGAATATGTCAAACTCGACTATGGAAAGTTCCAAGTCGTCTCTCCGGCATCAGCTAGAGCCGTGGATGTTCGCATGTGCTGTCTGAATGTGGACGAAAGACCCCCGAAACCAACATGATataaaaaataagaagaatgcaTGGCCTCTATCACTATAAATACCcacatgcaagcttctctagcaaCTCACCTCACTCGAACTCACACAATGGCAGGTACAAAACTAGCAATTCTATGGTTCATTGTATTCTTGAGTATTGGATTAGCCAATGCTGGAAGGGTGGCTAGATACTCTAGTTCTCAAGGAACAGGATCTGGAGGGGGCGGAGGTGGGGGTGAAGTGAATGGTGGTGGCTCAGGATCGGGGAGTGGAGGTGGTTATGGCCAGAGTTCAAGAAGCGGTGCACATGCAAGCAGTGGAGGTGGAGGTGAAGGGGGTGGCGGTAGCCAATACGATGGTACTGGATCTGGTAGCGGGTctggtgccggctccggctcggGTGGATATAGTGAAGATATGTATGAAGGTGATGTTGCTGGATCTTCTAACTCTGGCGGtaccggtggtggcggtggtggaggacAAGCAACCGGAGATCATTATGGATCTAGTGGCTATGGATCTGGTAGTGGTAGTGGatcaggctctagcgatgcaactAATAAATACTATGAAGAAAATACCTATGCAAATGCATATTCcaatggtggtggcggtggcagcgGACATGGCACAAATGGTGGGAGTGGAAGTGGCAGCGGCACTGGATCTGGTTTTGGCAATGCCAACCC includes:
- the LOC124686093 gene encoding putative glycine-rich cell wall structural protein 1; protein product: MAGTKLAILWFIVFLSIGLANAGRVARYSSSQGTGSGGGGGGGEVNGGGSGSGSGGGYGQSSRSGAHASSGGGGEGGGGSQYDGTGSGSGSGAGSGSGGYSEDMYEGDVAGSSNSGGTGGGGGGGQATGDHYGSSGYGSGSGSGSGSSDATNKYYEENTYANAYSNGGGGGSGHGTNGGSGSGSGTGSGFGNANP